The following proteins are encoded in a genomic region of Liolophura sinensis isolate JHLJ2023 chromosome 7, CUHK_Ljap_v2, whole genome shotgun sequence:
- the LOC135471972 gene encoding CD151 antigen-like translates to MGMEGCGKFMKWSLFGFNCLVLVSGCLLLVIGIITRVNQTGLSQISAVIGNHLYSTSSIILIVCGCVVVSFFGCCGAIKEVRCMLAAFFILLLLIFVGLIIGGILAYAFRNDLEKYAKQNMYKTLNTSYGMPDQGTTTEAWNSIQQLFSCCGVEGNINSSTSWAYYKLNTEWFKQQKETPQYVPNSCCKSQEKYEKNRCVGLEDPHLAPNWGPPVSKQHFNEQLHTHGCFTKLIVLSRTMP, encoded by the exons ATGGGTATGGAAGGCTGTGGAAAGTTCATGAAGTGGTCTCTTTTCGGATTCAACTGCCTTGTTCTG GTGTCCGGTTGCCTTCTCCTGGTCATCGGGATTATCACCAGAGTGAACCAGACAGGGCTGTCCCAAATATCGGCTGTTATTGGCAACCATTTGTACTCCACCTCCTCCATCATCCTCATTGTGTGCGGTTGTGTCGTGGTGTCATTCTTTGGCTGCTGCGGAGCTATCAAAGAAGTCAGGTGCATGCTTGCAGCT TTCTTCATTTTGCTGTTGCTCATCTTCGTTGGTCTGATCATTGGTGGGATCCTAGCTTATGCATTCCGCAATGAT CTCGAAAAGTATGCGAAACAGAACATGTACAAAACCCTCAATACATCGTATGGGATGCCGGACCAAGGTACAACAACAGAAGCCTGGAACTCCATCCAACAGCTG ttttcctGTTGCGGTGTGGAAGGAAATATCAATTCTTCAACGTCTTGGGCATACTATAAACTCAACACAGAATGGTTCAAACAACAGAAAG AAACCCCTCAGTATGTTCCCAACAGTTGCTGTAAGAGTCAGGAGAAATATGAGAAGAACAGGTGTGTCGGGCTAGAGGACCCCCACCTGGCCCCAAATTGGGGCCCTCCTGTATCCAAGCAACACTTCAATGAACAGTTACACAcccat GGTTGCTTCACAAAACTGATTGTGTTATCCAGGACAATGCCATAA